A window of Pseudomonas monteilii contains these coding sequences:
- a CDS encoding gamma-glutamyltranspeptidase — MRIVMFQSLAFGAAILASPGLFAATLEGGAVAAPDEYAAKVAAEILKKGGNAVDAAVATAFTLAVTYPEAGNIGGGGFMTLYVDGKPYFLDYREVAPKAATRDMYLDEKGEVVENLSLVGPRAAGVPGTVMGLWEAHHKFGKLPWSELLTPAIGYAKDGFTIAAKQYQYRDDVQSLFKGATNFNDYFGSMKVGQRFKQPELAQTLERIADKGVSEFYTGKTADLLVAQMQADKGLITKQDLADYTAVWRNPIAIAWRGNTVYTAPPPSSGGVALAQLLGIKEDRAADFKGVAHNSARYIHLLAEIEKRVFADRADYLGDPGFTKVPVDKLIDKAYLASRAAQVNPTAISATEGVRPGLESHQTTHFSIVDKDGNAVSNTYTLNLDYGNGVVVKGAGFLLNNEMDDFSAKPGMANAFGVVGGNANAIAPGKRMLSSMSPTLVTRDGKVTLVLGTPGGSRIFTSIFQVMNNLYDYDMPLEKAVGAQRVHHQLLPKDTIYFDSYAPLTGKVADELKAMGYVLEDQGWEMGDVQAIRVTGETLETASDPRGRGVGMVVK, encoded by the coding sequence ATGCGAATCGTCATGTTCCAGTCCTTGGCCTTCGGCGCCGCGATCCTGGCCAGCCCCGGATTGTTCGCCGCGACGCTGGAAGGCGGTGCGGTCGCCGCGCCCGATGAGTACGCGGCCAAGGTTGCCGCCGAGATCCTCAAGAAGGGCGGTAACGCGGTGGATGCCGCGGTCGCCACGGCCTTCACCCTTGCCGTGACCTACCCGGAGGCCGGTAACATCGGCGGCGGTGGTTTCATGACCCTCTACGTCGACGGCAAGCCGTATTTCCTCGATTACCGCGAGGTTGCCCCCAAGGCCGCCACTCGGGACATGTACCTGGACGAGAAGGGCGAAGTGGTCGAGAACCTGAGCCTGGTCGGCCCACGCGCCGCCGGCGTGCCGGGCACCGTCATGGGGCTGTGGGAGGCGCATCACAAGTTCGGCAAGCTGCCCTGGAGCGAGCTGCTCACGCCGGCCATCGGCTATGCCAAGGACGGTTTCACGATCGCCGCCAAGCAGTACCAGTACCGCGACGACGTGCAGTCGCTGTTCAAGGGCGCGACCAACTTCAATGACTATTTCGGCAGCATGAAAGTCGGTCAGCGCTTCAAGCAACCCGAGCTGGCGCAGACGCTGGAGCGCATTGCCGACAAGGGCGTGAGCGAGTTCTACACAGGCAAGACCGCCGACCTGCTGGTGGCGCAGATGCAGGCCGACAAGGGCCTGATCACCAAGCAGGACCTGGCCGACTACACGGCCGTGTGGCGCAACCCGATCGCCATCGCCTGGCGCGGCAACACCGTCTACACCGCGCCGCCGCCCAGCTCCGGTGGCGTCGCCCTGGCGCAGCTGCTCGGCATCAAGGAAGACCGCGCCGCCGATTTCAAAGGGGTGGCGCACAACTCCGCACGCTACATCCACCTGCTGGCCGAGATCGAGAAACGCGTGTTCGCCGACCGTGCCGACTACCTGGGCGATCCGGGCTTCACCAAGGTGCCGGTGGACAAGCTGATCGACAAGGCCTATCTGGCCAGCCGCGCCGCGCAGGTCAACCCGACGGCCATCTCGGCGACCGAGGGCGTTCGTCCAGGGCTTGAGTCGCACCAGACCACGCACTTCTCGATCGTCGACAAGGACGGCAACGCGGTGAGCAACACCTACACCCTGAACCTCGACTACGGCAACGGCGTGGTGGTGAAAGGGGCCGGGTTCCTGCTCAACAACGAGATGGACGACTTCAGCGCCAAGCCAGGCATGGCCAATGCCTTCGGCGTGGTGGGCGGCAATGCCAATGCCATCGCACCGGGCAAGCGCATGCTGTCTTCCATGAGCCCGACCCTGGTGACCCGCGACGGCAAGGTGACCCTGGTGCTCGGTACGCCGGGCGGCTCGCGGATCTTCACCTCGATCTTCCAGGTGATGAACAACCTGTACGACTACGACATGCCTCTGGAGAAGGCCGTGGGCGCGCAGCGCGTGCACCATCAGTTGCTGCCCAAGGACACGATCTACTTCGACAGCTACGCGCCGCTCACCGGCAAGGTGGCGGATGAGTTGAAGGCGATGGGGTACGTGCTGGAGGATCAGGGCTGGGAAATGGGCGATGTCCAGGCCATCCGCGTGACCGGCGAGACGCTGGAAACGGCCTCCGACCCCCGTGGTCGCGGGGTAGGGATGGTGGTCAAGTAA
- a CDS encoding chemotaxis protein, translating to MNAWFANIGINLKLGLGFGLVLLLTGLLALTGWMSLSGLIDRSNWMSDITQLNSDLTNLRVVRLQYMLTNGDDAAAQAIVPKLDAFSAQQQKLLSTFKSPENLALLRQQAQSISDYRVSLDKMRAGYKQATAARGDMLRTIGQARDTLEAMRAQVLARAVDDGTRLAYYQAVSTTEQQLLQSQVDTRGYVANPTDASEQTALRQIEALLAQVGTLGARVPGDAARFQTLETAATAYREAVRQWRDAMAQVKEARQEMTVQGADIVKASDALYQIQLDRRDAESTTARTWQLTATLLALLVGIAAAVIITRQITRPLRETLQVVERIAQGDLTHNVRITRRDELGELQQGIARMGTTLRELIGGIREGVSQLTSAAEELSAVTEQTSSGANSQKIETDQVATAMHEMAATVQEVARNAEEASRAATQADDEAKSGDRVVNEAIAQIERLAEEVHRSSAAMGSLQQESQRIGSVMDVIKSVAQQTNLLALNAAIEAARAGEAGRGFAVVADEVRALAQRTQQSTEEIEALIASLQDGTQEVATVMLDSTRLTDSSVELARKAGVSLSSITGTVASIQAMNQQIAAAAEQQGVVAEEISRSVLNVRDVSEQTATASNETAASSIELARLGARLQTLVSEFRV from the coding sequence ATGAACGCTTGGTTTGCCAATATCGGCATCAACCTCAAACTTGGACTGGGTTTCGGCCTGGTGCTTCTACTGACGGGCCTGCTGGCCCTGACCGGCTGGATGAGCTTGTCCGGCCTGATCGACCGCAGCAACTGGATGAGCGACATCACCCAGCTCAACAGTGACCTGACCAATCTACGGGTCGTGCGCCTGCAGTACATGCTGACCAATGGCGACGATGCCGCCGCCCAAGCCATCGTGCCCAAGCTCGATGCGTTCAGTGCCCAGCAGCAAAAACTGCTGTCGACCTTCAAGAGCCCGGAAAACCTGGCGCTGCTGCGTCAGCAGGCGCAGTCGATCAGCGACTACCGTGTCTCGCTGGACAAGATGCGTGCAGGCTACAAGCAGGCTACGGCTGCGCGTGGGGACATGCTCCGCACCATTGGCCAGGCCCGTGACACGCTGGAAGCGATGCGCGCCCAGGTCCTGGCCCGTGCCGTGGATGACGGCACCCGCCTGGCGTACTACCAGGCCGTCAGCACGACCGAACAGCAACTGCTGCAGTCGCAGGTCGATACCCGAGGCTATGTAGCCAACCCCACCGACGCCAGCGAACAGACCGCGCTGCGTCAGATCGAGGCGTTGCTGGCGCAGGTCGGCACCCTGGGCGCACGCGTGCCGGGCGATGCGGCCCGCTTCCAGACGCTGGAGACCGCGGCGACGGCCTATCGTGAGGCGGTTCGCCAGTGGCGTGATGCAATGGCCCAGGTCAAGGAAGCTCGCCAGGAGATGACCGTACAGGGGGCGGACATCGTCAAGGCCAGCGACGCGCTGTACCAGATCCAGCTCGACCGCCGCGACGCCGAAAGCACCACCGCGCGCACCTGGCAGCTCACCGCAACCTTGCTGGCCCTACTGGTCGGCATCGCCGCGGCCGTGATCATCACCCGCCAGATCACCCGCCCGCTGCGCGAGACCTTGCAGGTGGTCGAACGCATCGCCCAAGGCGACCTGACCCACAACGTGCGGATCACCCGTCGCGACGAACTGGGTGAGTTGCAACAAGGCATCGCACGGATGGGCACGACGCTGCGCGAGCTGATCGGCGGTATCCGTGAAGGGGTGTCCCAGCTGACCAGCGCAGCGGAAGAGCTGTCGGCGGTGACCGAGCAGACCAGCAGCGGCGCCAACAGCCAGAAGATCGAGACCGACCAGGTGGCCACGGCCATGCATGAAATGGCGGCCACGGTCCAGGAAGTCGCGCGCAACGCCGAAGAAGCGTCGCGCGCGGCGACCCAGGCCGACGACGAGGCCAAGAGCGGCGACCGCGTGGTCAACGAGGCCATCGCCCAGATCGAGCGCCTGGCCGAAGAAGTGCACCGCTCCAGCGCGGCCATGGGCAGCCTGCAGCAGGAAAGCCAGCGCATCGGCAGCGTGATGGACGTGATCAAGTCGGTGGCCCAGCAGACCAACCTGCTGGCCCTCAACGCGGCCATCGAGGCGGCCCGCGCAGGCGAAGCCGGGCGTGGGTTCGCGGTGGTGGCCGATGAAGTGCGTGCGCTGGCCCAGCGCACCCAGCAATCGACCGAAGAGATCGAGGCGCTGATCGCCAGCCTGCAGGACGGCACCCAGGAAGTGGCCACGGTGATGCTCGACAGCACGCGTCTGACCGACAGCAGCGTCGAACTGGCGCGCAAGGCCGGTGTGTCGCTGAGCAGCATCACCGGGACCGTGGCGAGCATCCAGGCGATGAACCAGCAGATCGCCGCTGCCGCCGAGCAGCAGGGCGTGGTGGCCGAAGAGATCAGCCGCAGCGTGCTGAACGTGCGCGACGTGTCGGAGCAGACGGCCACGGCCAGCAACGAGACGGCCGCCTCCAGCATCGAGCTGGCCCGACTGGGCGCACGTTTGCAGACGTTGGTCAGCGAGTTCCGGGTGTAG
- a CDS encoding metallopeptidase, protein MDWRKGRRSDNVVDARGSGGGGGMRFGGGKGLGLGAILLIVGIGWLTGQDPLRLLGQLTGQGSQAPVATQGDTKAPPANDQQAAFVSSILGDTEDTWKALFAQNGSQYREPKLVLFNGQIQSACGFASSAVGPFYCPADQRVYLDTSFFREMETRFAAAGDFAQAYVIAHEIGHHVQTLMGISDQVDAARQRGQKLEGANGLLVRQELQADCFAGVWAYQAQKRLNWLEPGDVEEALNAANAIGDDRLQQQGQGRVVPDSFTHGTSAQRVRWFKAGFENGEVERCDTFNARQL, encoded by the coding sequence ATGGATTGGCGAAAAGGCCGACGCAGTGACAACGTGGTGGACGCACGCGGCAGCGGCGGTGGTGGTGGCATGCGCTTCGGAGGCGGCAAGGGCCTCGGGCTCGGCGCCATCCTGCTGATCGTGGGCATCGGCTGGCTCACCGGCCAGGATCCGCTGCGCCTGCTCGGCCAACTGACCGGCCAGGGCAGCCAGGCGCCGGTCGCGACCCAGGGCGACACCAAGGCGCCACCGGCCAACGACCAGCAGGCCGCCTTCGTCAGCTCCATCCTCGGCGATACCGAGGACACCTGGAAAGCCCTGTTCGCCCAGAATGGCAGCCAGTACCGCGAACCCAAGCTGGTGCTGTTCAACGGCCAGATCCAGTCGGCCTGCGGCTTCGCCTCCTCGGCGGTCGGCCCCTTCTATTGCCCCGCCGACCAGCGCGTCTACCTGGACACCAGCTTCTTCCGCGAGATGGAAACCCGCTTCGCTGCCGCCGGTGATTTCGCCCAGGCCTACGTGATCGCGCACGAGATCGGCCACCATGTGCAGACCTTGATGGGCATTTCGGATCAGGTCGATGCCGCGCGTCAGCGTGGACAGAAGCTCGAAGGCGCCAACGGCCTGCTGGTTCGCCAGGAACTGCAAGCCGACTGCTTTGCCGGGGTCTGGGCCTATCAGGCACAGAAACGCCTGAACTGGCTGGAGCCGGGGGATGTGGAAGAAGCCCTCAACGCCGCCAACGCCATCGGTGACGACCGCCTGCAGCAGCAAGGCCAAGGCCGTGTCGTGCCGGACTCCTTCACCCACGGCACCTCGGCGCAGCGGGTCCGCTGGTTCAAGGCAGGCTTCGAAAACGGCGAGGTAGAGCGCTGCGACACCTTCAACGCGCGACAGCTGTAA
- a CDS encoding tRNA (uridine(54)-C5)-methyltransferase TrmA (catalyzes the formation of 5-methyl-uridine at position 54 in all tRNAs): MTTVLDTASYDAQLDGKVQRLNALLAPFDAPAPAVFDSPREHYRLRAEFRLWREDGQRHYAMFAPGEKHTPILIDDFPIASLRINALMPRLKAAWQASEALGHKLFQVEFLTTLAGDAMITLCYHRPLDEAWEAAARQLSADLDVSVIGRSKGKRTVIGRDYARERLDVAGRTFSYRQPEGAFTQPNGTVNQKMLSWAFEALGERDDDLLELYCGNGNFTLPLATRVRQVLATEISKTSVNAALSNLDENGVDNVRLVRLSAEELTQALNEVRPFRRLEGIDLKQYDFGTVFVDPPRAGMDPDTCELTRRFERILYISCNPETLAANIAQLHDTHRIERCAVFDQFPYTHHMESGVLLVRR; the protein is encoded by the coding sequence ATGACGACCGTTCTGGATACCGCCTCCTACGACGCGCAGCTGGACGGCAAGGTCCAGCGCCTGAACGCGCTGCTGGCCCCGTTCGACGCGCCGGCGCCCGCCGTGTTCGACTCGCCGCGCGAGCACTACCGCCTGCGCGCCGAATTCCGCCTGTGGCGCGAGGACGGCCAGCGGCACTACGCGATGTTCGCACCGGGGGAAAAGCACACGCCGATCCTGATCGACGACTTCCCCATCGCCAGCCTGCGCATCAACGCGCTGATGCCACGCCTGAAGGCGGCCTGGCAGGCCAGCGAGGCCCTGGGCCACAAGCTGTTCCAGGTGGAGTTCCTGACCACGCTGGCGGGCGACGCAATGATCACCCTGTGCTACCACCGCCCGCTGGACGAAGCCTGGGAAGCCGCCGCGCGCCAGTTGAGCGCCGACCTCGACGTCAGCGTGATCGGCCGCTCCAAAGGCAAGCGTACGGTGATCGGCCGCGACTATGCACGGGAGCGCCTCGACGTTGCCGGGCGCACGTTCAGCTACCGCCAGCCGGAAGGTGCCTTCACCCAGCCCAACGGCACGGTCAACCAGAAGATGCTGAGCTGGGCCTTCGAGGCGCTCGGCGAGCGTGACGATGACCTGCTCGAGCTGTACTGCGGCAACGGCAACTTCACCCTGCCCTTGGCCACCCGGGTGCGCCAGGTACTGGCCACCGAGATCAGCAAGACCTCGGTGAACGCTGCCCTGAGCAACCTCGACGAGAACGGCGTGGACAACGTGCGCCTGGTGCGCCTGTCGGCCGAAGAACTCACCCAGGCCCTGAACGAGGTCCGTCCGTTCCGTCGCCTGGAAGGCATCGACCTGAAGCAATACGACTTCGGCACCGTGTTCGTCGACCCGCCCCGTGCCGGCATGGACCCGGACACCTGCGAGCTGACGCGGCGGTTCGAGCGCATCCTGTACATCTCGTGCAACCCCGAGACCCTCGCGGCGAACATCGCCCAGTTGCACGACACGCACCGCATCGAGCGCTGTGCGGTGTTCGACCAGTTCCCCTACACGCACCACATGGAAAGCGGCGTCCTGCTGGTCCGGCGGTGA
- a CDS encoding guanine permease, translated as MLERLFQLRAHNTNVRTEILAGITTFLAMAYILFVNPSILGETGMDKGALFVATCLAAAIGSVTMGLIANYPIALAPGMGLNAFFTYTVVLHMGHTWQVALGAVFISAVLFFLLSILRVREWIVNSIPLPLRSAIAAGIGLFLALIALHNAGIVVDNPATLVGLGDLREPAPILATLGFFLIVGLEALKVRGAVLIGIMAVTVVAIVLGVTPFAGVVSMPPSLAPTFLQLDIKGALDVGLISVIFAFLFVDLFDNSGTLIGVAKRAGLMDKDGHMPKMGRALIADSTAAMAGSLLGTSTTTSYIESAAGVSAGGRTGLTAIVVAVLFLLALFFAPLAGSVPAFATAPALLFVAVLMASGLAEINWDDVTEAAPVVITALAMPLTYSIANGIAFGFISWTAIKLISGRHRDLNAALVILSILFVIKLGWLQA; from the coding sequence ATGCTGGAACGGCTGTTTCAACTGAGAGCACACAACACCAACGTGCGCACCGAGATACTCGCGGGCATCACGACTTTCCTGGCCATGGCCTACATCCTGTTCGTCAACCCGAGCATCCTCGGCGAAACCGGCATGGACAAGGGCGCGCTGTTCGTCGCCACCTGCCTGGCCGCGGCCATCGGCTCGGTGACCATGGGCCTGATCGCCAACTACCCGATCGCCCTGGCGCCGGGCATGGGCCTGAACGCGTTCTTCACCTACACCGTGGTCCTGCACATGGGCCATACCTGGCAGGTGGCGCTGGGCGCGGTGTTCATCTCGGCGGTGCTGTTCTTCCTGCTGTCGATCCTGCGGGTGCGCGAGTGGATCGTCAACAGCATCCCCTTGCCCCTGCGCTCGGCGATCGCCGCCGGTATCGGGCTGTTCCTGGCGCTGATCGCCCTGCACAACGCCGGCATCGTGGTCGACAACCCGGCCACTCTGGTAGGGCTGGGCGACCTGCGCGAGCCGGCCCCGATCCTGGCGACCCTGGGCTTCTTCCTGATCGTCGGCCTGGAAGCGCTGAAGGTGCGCGGCGCCGTCCTGATCGGCATCATGGCGGTTACCGTGGTGGCGATCGTGCTGGGCGTGACGCCCTTCGCCGGCGTGGTCTCGATGCCGCCGTCGCTGGCACCGACCTTCCTGCAGCTGGACATCAAGGGCGCCCTGGACGTCGGCCTGATCAGTGTGATCTTCGCCTTCCTGTTCGTCGACCTGTTCGACAACTCCGGCACGCTGATCGGCGTGGCCAAGCGCGCCGGCCTGATGGACAAGGACGGGCACATGCCGAAGATGGGCCGTGCCTTGATCGCCGACAGCACCGCCGCCATGGCCGGTTCGCTGCTGGGCACCTCCACCACCACCAGCTACATCGAATCGGCGGCTGGCGTCAGCGCCGGCGGCCGTACCGGCCTGACCGCCATCGTGGTGGCCGTGCTGTTCCTGCTGGCGCTGTTCTTCGCCCCGCTGGCCGGTAGCGTGCCGGCCTTCGCCACGGCCCCGGCGCTGCTGTTCGTCGCCGTGCTGATGGCCTCGGGCCTGGCCGAGATCAACTGGGACGACGTGACCGAAGCCGCGCCGGTGGTCATCACCGCGCTGGCCATGCCGCTGACCTACTCGATCGCCAACGGCATCGCCTTCGGCTTCATTTCCTGGACCGCCATCAAGCTGATTTCCGGCCGCCACCGCGACCTGAACGCTGCCTTGGTGATCCTGTCCATCCTGTTCGTGATCAAGCTGGGGTGGCTGCAAGCATGA
- a CDS encoding MFS transporter, with protein MPASTSPLLRHHRSFVAFWFARVFTASGFQMLTVAIGWHLYQLTGNVLDLGLVGLVEFTPRVLFMLHTGHVADRYDRRKVAALCQSLQGLIALTLAVGSATDEVSRTLIFVLAFLLGATRAFEMPATQALLPNLVPPGLFPRAVAASASATQSATLVAPAVGGLLYAFGSLWVYGPTVALYAIACTLTLSLKVREQVMQRGRATLDSLLAGIRFIRSRRDVLGAISLDLFAVLLGGATALLPVFARDILLTGPLGLGLLRSAPALGALGMSLWLARFPIERRVGRVMFTAVGLFGVATIAFGLSTSFWFSLAVLVVLGAADMISMVIRSAFVQLQTPDDMRGRVSAVNGLFIGASNQLGEFESGVTAHWLGTVPAVVLGGVGTLVVTGVWIKLFPGLAGRDRLHGGE; from the coding sequence ATGCCTGCTTCCACATCCCCCTTGTTGCGACACCACCGTTCCTTCGTCGCCTTCTGGTTCGCCCGCGTCTTCACCGCCAGCGGCTTCCAGATGCTGACCGTGGCCATTGGCTGGCACCTCTACCAGTTGACCGGCAATGTGCTGGACCTCGGCTTGGTCGGGCTGGTGGAGTTCACCCCACGGGTGCTGTTCATGCTGCACACCGGCCATGTGGCCGACCGCTACGACCGGCGCAAGGTCGCGGCCCTGTGCCAGAGCCTGCAGGGCCTGATCGCCCTGACCCTGGCCGTGGGCAGCGCCACCGACGAGGTCAGCCGCACGCTGATCTTCGTGCTGGCCTTCCTGCTGGGGGCGACGCGGGCGTTCGAGATGCCGGCGACCCAGGCCCTGCTGCCCAACCTGGTGCCACCGGGTCTGTTTCCGCGGGCGGTCGCCGCCTCGGCTTCGGCGACGCAATCGGCCACCCTGGTCGCACCCGCCGTGGGCGGCCTGCTCTATGCCTTCGGCAGCCTGTGGGTGTATGGCCCGACAGTGGCTCTGTACGCCATCGCCTGCACGCTGACGCTCAGCCTGAAGGTGCGCGAACAGGTCATGCAGCGTGGGCGTGCGACCCTGGATTCGCTGCTGGCCGGCATTCGCTTCATCCGCAGCCGTCGGGACGTGCTGGGGGCCATCTCGCTCGACCTGTTCGCCGTCCTGCTCGGCGGCGCCACGGCGTTGCTGCCGGTGTTCGCCCGGGACATCCTGCTGACCGGCCCGCTGGGCCTGGGCCTGCTGCGGTCGGCACCGGCGCTGGGCGCGCTGGGGATGTCGCTGTGGCTGGCACGCTTTCCGATCGAGCGACGCGTCGGCCGGGTGATGTTCACGGCGGTCGGGCTGTTCGGCGTGGCCACCATCGCCTTCGGCTTGTCCACCTCGTTCTGGTTCTCCCTGGCGGTACTGGTGGTGCTGGGCGCGGCGGACATGATCAGCATGGTGATCCGCAGTGCCTTCGTGCAGTTGCAGACCCCCGACGACATGCGCGGACGGGTCAGCGCGGTCAACGGGCTGTTCATCGGCGCCTCGAACCAGCTGGGCGAGTTCGAATCGGGCGTGACCGCGCACTGGTTGGGCACGGTACCGGCGGTGGTGCTGGGGGGCGTGGGGACGCTGGTGGTGACGGGCGTGTGGATCAAGCTGTTCCCTGGGCTGGCGGGGCGGGATCGGTTGCACGGGGGCGAGTGA
- a CDS encoding cytochrome D ubiquinol oxidase subunit I has product MFGLEALDLARIQFAFTVSFHILFPAITIGLASYLAVLEGLWLKTDRQVYRDLYTFWSKIFAVNFGMGVVSGLVMAYQFGTNWSRFSDFAGAITGPLLTYEVLTAFFLEAGFLGVMLFGWNRVGRGLHFFATLMVALGTLVSTFWILASNSWMHTPQGHAIIDGRVVPMDWLAVIFNPSFPFRLMHMAVAAFVATAFFVGASAAWHLLRGRDNPAVRTMLSMAMWMALIVAPIQAVIGDFHGLNTLEHQPAKIAAIEGHWENPPGEPTPLILFGLPDMQAETTRYALEIPVLGSLILTHSLDKQVPALKDFPPEDRPNSTIIFWSFRVMVGLGMLMIATGLWSLWLRKRGTLYSSRPFLYLALWMGPAGLIAILAGWFTTEIGRQPWVVYGLMRTADGVSNHSYAQLGFTLVMFVLVYFAVFGVGFAYMMRLVRKGPHSGEGHERKPGGPGRPRTPARPLSAAVEGQDGTSATPTERT; this is encoded by the coding sequence ATGTTCGGTCTCGAAGCACTCGATCTGGCCCGTATCCAGTTCGCCTTCACCGTCTCGTTCCATATCCTGTTCCCGGCCATCACCATCGGCCTGGCGAGTTACCTGGCGGTGCTCGAAGGCCTCTGGCTGAAGACCGATCGCCAGGTCTATCGCGACCTCTACACCTTCTGGTCGAAGATCTTCGCAGTCAACTTCGGCATGGGCGTGGTCTCCGGCCTGGTCATGGCCTACCAGTTCGGCACCAACTGGAGCCGCTTCTCGGACTTCGCCGGTGCCATCACCGGCCCGTTGCTGACCTACGAGGTGCTGACCGCATTCTTCCTCGAGGCAGGCTTCCTGGGCGTGATGCTGTTCGGCTGGAACCGCGTCGGACGCGGTCTGCACTTCTTTGCCACGCTCATGGTGGCCTTGGGAACCCTGGTCTCGACCTTCTGGATCCTGGCCTCCAACAGCTGGATGCACACCCCCCAGGGTCACGCGATCATCGATGGCCGGGTAGTCCCGATGGACTGGCTGGCGGTGATCTTCAACCCCTCGTTCCCCTTCCGCCTGATGCACATGGCCGTCGCCGCCTTCGTCGCCACCGCGTTCTTCGTCGGTGCCTCGGCGGCCTGGCACCTGCTGCGCGGACGTGACAACCCGGCGGTGCGCACGATGCTGTCGATGGCCATGTGGATGGCATTGATCGTGGCGCCGATCCAGGCCGTGATCGGCGACTTCCATGGCCTCAACACCCTCGAGCATCAGCCGGCAAAGATCGCGGCCATCGAAGGCCATTGGGAAAACCCGCCTGGCGAGCCGACGCCCCTGATTCTCTTCGGGCTGCCCGACATGCAGGCCGAAACCACACGCTACGCGCTGGAGATCCCGGTGCTCGGCAGCCTGATCCTGACCCACAGCCTGGACAAGCAGGTCCCGGCGCTGAAGGACTTCCCGCCCGAGGACCGGCCCAATTCGACCATCATCTTCTGGTCGTTCCGGGTCATGGTCGGGCTGGGCATGCTGATGATCGCCACGGGCCTGTGGAGCCTCTGGCTGCGCAAGCGCGGCACCTTGTACAGCTCGCGTCCGTTCCTGTACCTGGCGCTGTGGATGGGGCCGGCCGGGTTGATCGCGATCCTCGCCGGGTGGTTCACCACCGAGATCGGCCGACAGCCCTGGGTGGTCTACGGCCTGATGCGCACCGCCGATGGCGTGTCCAATCACAGCTACGCCCAGCTGGGCTTCACCCTGGTGATGTTCGTGCTGGTGTACTTCGCCGTGTTCGGCGTCGGCTTCGCCTACATGATGCGTCTGGTGCGCAAGGGGCCCCACAGTGGCGAAGGGCACGAGCGCAAACCAGGCGGCCCGGGTCGCCCACGTACGCCGGCGCGGCCCCTGTCGGCCGCCGTCGAAGGCCAGGACGGCACGTCCGCTACCCCGACCGAGAGGACTTGA
- a CDS encoding ubiquinol oxidase subunit II, whose amino-acid sequence MDIDLPLIWAVIIIFGIMMYVVMDGFDLGIGMLFPFVKAEHDRDVMMNTVAPVWDGNETWLVLGGAGLFGAFPMAYSVVLSALYLPLMLMLVGLIFRGVAFEFRFKAKADRRHVWDKAFIGGSLVATFFQGVALGAFIEGFKVVDRSYAGGAFDWLTPFSLFCGAGLIVAYTLLGCTWLIMKTEGPLQRQMHVLARPLAIALLAVIAIVSLWTPLAYPQIAGRWFAMPNLLWFLPVPLLVLATLYGLIRAVAREAHYAPFLLTLMLIFLGYSGLGISLWPNIIPPSVSIWEAAAPPQSQSFMLVGTLFIIPLILGYTFWSYYVFRGKVTHEDGYH is encoded by the coding sequence ATGGATATCGATCTTCCGCTGATCTGGGCCGTGATCATCATCTTCGGCATCATGATGTACGTGGTGATGGACGGCTTCGACCTGGGTATCGGCATGCTCTTCCCCTTCGTCAAGGCCGAGCACGACCGCGACGTGATGATGAACACGGTCGCTCCGGTCTGGGACGGCAACGAAACCTGGCTGGTGCTGGGCGGCGCCGGATTGTTCGGCGCCTTTCCCATGGCGTACTCGGTGGTGCTGTCGGCGCTCTACCTGCCCCTGATGCTGATGCTGGTCGGCCTGATCTTCCGCGGCGTGGCCTTCGAGTTCCGCTTCAAGGCCAAGGCCGACCGACGTCACGTCTGGGACAAGGCCTTCATCGGCGGTTCGCTGGTGGCAACGTTCTTCCAGGGTGTCGCGCTCGGCGCGTTCATCGAAGGCTTCAAGGTGGTCGATCGCAGCTATGCCGGTGGTGCCTTCGACTGGCTGACACCGTTCAGCCTGTTCTGCGGTGCCGGGCTGATCGTCGCCTATACGTTGCTGGGGTGCACCTGGCTGATCATGAAGACCGAAGGCCCGTTGCAACGGCAGATGCACGTGCTGGCGCGGCCGCTGGCCATTGCCTTGCTGGCGGTCATCGCCATCGTCAGCCTGTGGACACCGCTGGCCTATCCGCAGATCGCCGGCCGCTGGTTCGCGATGCCCAACCTGCTGTGGTTCCTGCCCGTGCCGCTGCTGGTGCTGGCAACCTTGTACGGGTTGATCCGTGCGGTGGCCCGGGAGGCGCACTACGCGCCCTTCCTGCTGACGCTGATGCTGATCTTCCTGGGCTACAGCGGGCTGGGCATCAGCCTGTGGCCGAACATCATCCCGCCCTCCGTGTCGATCTGGGAAGCCGCGGCACCGCCGCAGAGCCAGAGCTTCATGCTGGTGGGCACGCTGTTCATCATCCCGCTGATCCTGGGGTACACCTTCTGGA